GGCCAGGCGATCCACCGCGTCCAGGTAGCCCGTGACGCGCTCGTCCAAGAGCCGGGCCGGCACCTCGTCCACACCGCACACCCCCGTGTCCTCCCCGGTGGTGCGGATCAAACACCCGGGCACCGACAATTTTTCGCCGCACGCCCTGTGAGCTGGGAGAACAGGTCCGGGAACGCGAAGAGGGCCGGGTCGTCGGAACGACCCGGCCCATCCCCCTCGGAACCGCCCCCCTCGAAGGTGATCCCCGCGGCGGTCACCGCCCCGACGCGGCTCCCGCCCAACCCCCCTCGTGCCGACCAGCGGCTCCCCGAATCCCGGTTCGCCCCGAACGCCCCGGTCATCCCGCTGGTGACACCCCTTAAGACGCACCGGGGCCGGCGGGGTTGCACGGCGATTCCAAATGGCCACGAACGAGTGAAGAACGACAACGCCCCGGGCGGATTCACCACCCGGGGCGCGAAGGGGCCTGGAGCCGCCCTCAGAGCTTCACGAGGGGCACCCCGCCGATGAGCATCAGCCGGACCGTCCCGGAGCCGCCGAAGTCGATCGTGGCGGTCGCGCGGGGCCCGGAGCCGTCCACGGCCACCACGCGCCCGAGCCCGTACTTGTCGTGGTTCACCCGGTCGCCCACGTCGAGCTTGAGCGCGGGCGTGTCCTTCCACTGGGTGTTCGCCGGCGCGGGCCGGGACGACGAGCCGCGGCCCCACGTCGTGGGCGCGGACGGCGCCGAGCGCCGGGGCTCGACCCGCCGCCACTCGACCAGGTCCGCCGGGATCTCGTCCAGGAACCGCGACGCCGGGTTCGCCGCGGGCTGGCCCCACGCCGAGCGCACCAGCGACCGCGACAGGTACAGCCGCCGCTGGGCGCGGGTGATGCCCACGTAGGCCAGCCGGCGCTCCTCGGCCAGCTCCGCCGGGTCGCCCAGCGCCCGCAGGTGCGGGAAGACGCCGTCCTCCCAGCCCGTGCAGAACACCACCGGGTACTCCAGGCCCTTGGCGGTGTGCAGGGTCATCAGCGTGACCACGCCGTCGGACTCCGCGTCCGGCACCGAGTCCGCGTCCGCGACCAGCGACACCCGCTCCAGGAACGCCGCCAGCGAGCCCTCCGCGGGCAGCCCCTCGTCCTCGTCGGGCACCGGGACCGCCGTGCCCAGGTCGGTGAACTCGCGGGCCACCGTGACCAGCTCGTTCAGGTTCTCCACCCGGGTGTGGTCCTGCGGGTCCTCGCTGGCCTCCAGCTCGGCCCGGTAGGCGGTCCGCTCCAGCACCGCCTCCAGCACGTCGGCCACGTCGTCGCCGCGCTCGACCGCCTGCCCCAGCTCGTCCATCAGCTCGACGAACCCGGCGATCGCGTTGCGCGAGCGCGGGTTCAGCAGCGGCACCCGGCCCTCCACGGCGTGGCGCAGGGCCGTCGCGAAGTTGATCCGCTCGCGCTCGGCGTAGGTGGCCACGCACGCCTCGGCGCGGTCGCCGATGCCCCGCTTGGGCACGTTCAGGATGCGCCGCAGCGACACCGTGTCGTCCGGGTTGGCCAGCGCCCTCAGGTACGCCAGCGCGTCGCGCACCTCGCGCCGCTCGTAGAACCGCACGCCGCCGACGACCCGGTAGGGCAGGCCGAGGCGGATGAAGATCTCCTCGAACACGCGCGACTGGTTGTTGGTGCGGTAGAA
This portion of the Saccharothrix syringae genome encodes:
- the pcrA gene encoding DNA helicase PcrA, yielding MSALFDLPSSPPAPRSARLLDDLNPSQRRAVEHAGSPLLVVAGAGSGKTRVLTRRIAHLLAERGVHPGEVMAITFTNKAAAEMKERVADLVGPRARSMWVSTFHSMCVRLMRREAKTLGMSSNFSIYDSDDTRRLITLVARDLDLDPKRYPARTLAIHISNLKNELVDAATAAERAGNDLERRVAEVYASYQRRLTESNSLDFDDLIMRTVELLQDHPDVAEHYHRRFRHVLVDEYQDTNHAQYTLVRELVGTGADGVPPGELCVVGDADQSIYAFRGATIRNIVEFERDYPQATTILLEQNYRSTQTILGAANAVISRNSGRRDKRLWSDLGDGEKIVGYVADNEHDEAQFVANEIDRLVDSGEANNGEIAVFYRTNNQSRVFEEIFIRLGLPYRVVGGVRFYERREVRDALAYLRALANPDDTVSLRRILNVPKRGIGDRAEACVATYAERERINFATALRHAVEGRVPLLNPRSRNAIAGFVELMDELGQAVERGDDVADVLEAVLERTAYRAELEASEDPQDHTRVENLNELVTVAREFTDLGTAVPVPDEDEGLPAEGSLAAFLERVSLVADADSVPDAESDGVVTLMTLHTAKGLEYPVVFCTGWEDGVFPHLRALGDPAELAEERRLAYVGITRAQRRLYLSRSLVRSAWGQPAANPASRFLDEIPADLVEWRRVEPRRSAPSAPTTWGRGSSSRPAPANTQWKDTPALKLDVGDRVNHDKYGLGRVVAVDGSGPRATATIDFGGSGTVRLMLIGGVPLVKL